From the genome of Nicotiana sylvestris chromosome 2, ASM39365v2, whole genome shotgun sequence, one region includes:
- the LOC138885157 gene encoding uncharacterized protein, giving the protein MESQGSALKNLEMKLSQLATLVSEKIQGPLPSNTEKNPKEHVKAIALWSDKEFKKKEEKNIEKLTPFSLTIPFPQKLKRENLDNQFSKFVEILKQIHINIPFTDALLQMPSYAKFLKEILPCKRKLEEVSMVMLTEKYSAILQNKLPQKLGDPGSFTIPCTLGGVYFEKTLCDSRALINLMLFSIFRKLNLGEMKDIGVSLQFAYQSTKKPKGIIENVLVRVNKFVFPIDLIVLEMKECPDEPIILGRPFLATGRAIIDVHQGQLILRVDEERVIFDMQKILRFSGDETSSSCFSIDMLIYLTYEFKDDQLIPDSMERCLAKSGTIQDDDPIIRGEAEILEKDFAEEDMQPVQV; this is encoded by the exons ATGGAAAGCCAGGGTTCAGCCCTCAAAAATCTGGAAATGAAATTAAGTCAACTGGCAACTCTTGTGTCAGAAAAGATTCAAGGTCCCTTGCCAAGCAATACAGAGAAAAATCCAAAGGAGCACGTTAAAGCCATCGCCTTATGGTCAG ATAAAGAattcaagaaaaaagaagaaaagaatattgAAAAATTGACTCCTTTCTCTTTGACAATTCCTTTTCCACAAAAactgaaaagagaaaatcttgaTAATCAATTTTCAAAGTTTGTagagattttaaaacaaattcacATTAATATTCCTTTCACTGATGCTTTGTTGCAAATGCCTTCTTATGCCAAATTCCTAAAAGAAATTTTGCCATGTAAAAGGAAATTGGAAGAAGTTTCTATGGTGATGCTTACTGAAAAATATAGtgctatacttcaaaataagctaccaCAAAAACTTGGTGATCCAGGTAgttttacaattccatgcactttGGGAGGGGTATATTTTGAGAAAACACTTTGTGATTCTAGAGCTTTAATTAACTTGATGCTATTTTCTATCTTTAGAAAATTAAATCTTGGTGAAATGAAAGACATAGGTGTTTCTCTTCAGTTTGCATATCAAAGTACTAAGAAACCTAAGGGAATAATTGAAAATGTGCTCGTAAGAGTAAATAAGTTTGTTTTCCCTATAGATTTAATAGTACTTGAAATGAAGGAATGTCCTGATGAACCAATTATTTTGGGTAGACCATTTCTTGCCACAGGGAGAGCAATCATAGATGTCCATCAAGGACAACTGATTTTGAGAGTTGATGAAGAAAGAGTCATttttgatatgcaaaagatattaAGATTTTCAGGAGATGAGACATCATCTTCATGTTTTTCGATTGACATGCTTATTTATCTTACATATGAATTCAAAGATGATCAGTTGATTCCAGACTCAATGGAAAGATGTTTGGCCAAATCTGGCACCATACAAGATGATGACCCTATCATCAGAGGAGAAGCCGAAATACTAGAAAAAGATTTTGCAGAGGAGGATATGCAACCAGTACAAGTTTAA